Proteins encoded by one window of Streptomyces sp. NBC_01477:
- a CDS encoding SpoIIE family protein phosphatase: protein MVSAGQASPGELPDLLGAAVCVVDERGVIARVNGCAERLLGRKSADLVGRDAHDLLHRDRHGRPLDRAQCRMVQAFLARRPQAGAGFFEQGDGALVELSWLVAPYAEPSADAHTAVVFTDRPRAADDADFPREPGSALPELERLALLAETTTQLTSTLDSDEALNRLIRLAVPRIADWAVVDLITESDEVERAIVMHHEDGVYANREDLEGPMPPVPADSPMPLSRALRGAASTLVTPQTYQGPPDSGIALEQARLFEATGMHSAAIAPIKGLRDVLGALTLGRSKQRGPLTPADLSLLEDLTRRTGLALDNARLYQRQRKVAETMQRHLLPQLPAVPGLQMAARYLPAPDESQVGGDWYDAFTLTDDITALAIGDVVGHDLDAAAGMAQIRSMLRAYAWSHHEPPSAIVRRLDASTRLAGVPMVTLVFGVLQQTDGDPWRLTWTNAGHPPPLLVSHDGQARFLTEGHSLLLGTGVTPVRPDACLTLPSRSTLILYTDGLVESRDRSIDDGLERLRKHAASLAHRPLPAFTDLLLERTRPTNEENDDDVAILTLRIP, encoded by the coding sequence ATGGTGAGCGCCGGGCAGGCTTCTCCGGGCGAGCTGCCCGATCTCCTCGGGGCAGCGGTGTGCGTGGTCGACGAGCGCGGGGTGATCGCCCGGGTGAACGGCTGCGCGGAACGGCTGCTGGGCAGGAAGTCCGCTGACCTGGTCGGCCGGGACGCCCACGATCTGCTGCACCGGGACCGGCACGGCCGGCCGCTGGACAGGGCTCAGTGCCGGATGGTGCAGGCGTTCCTGGCCCGCCGCCCCCAGGCCGGTGCCGGATTCTTCGAGCAGGGCGACGGGGCGCTGGTCGAGCTGTCCTGGCTGGTCGCCCCGTACGCCGAGCCCAGCGCCGATGCGCACACGGCGGTGGTCTTCACCGACCGGCCCCGCGCCGCGGACGACGCCGACTTCCCGCGCGAGCCCGGCTCCGCGCTGCCGGAACTGGAGCGGCTGGCGCTGCTGGCCGAGACGACCACCCAGCTGACGTCCACCCTCGACAGCGACGAGGCGCTGAACCGCCTGATCCGGCTGGCCGTCCCCCGCATCGCCGACTGGGCGGTGGTCGATCTGATCACCGAGAGCGACGAAGTCGAGCGGGCCATCGTGATGCACCACGAGGACGGGGTGTACGCCAACCGGGAGGATCTGGAGGGCCCGATGCCGCCGGTGCCGGCCGATTCGCCGATGCCGCTGTCGCGCGCGCTGCGGGGCGCGGCCTCCACGCTGGTGACGCCGCAGACGTACCAGGGGCCGCCGGACTCCGGCATCGCCCTCGAACAGGCCAGGCTGTTCGAGGCGACGGGCATGCACTCGGCCGCCATCGCCCCGATAAAGGGCCTGCGGGACGTCCTCGGCGCGCTGACCCTCGGACGGTCGAAGCAGCGCGGTCCGCTGACTCCGGCGGACCTGTCGCTCCTGGAGGACCTCACCCGCCGCACCGGGCTGGCCCTGGACAACGCCCGGCTCTACCAGCGCCAGCGCAAGGTCGCCGAGACCATGCAGCGCCACCTGCTGCCCCAGCTCCCCGCGGTGCCGGGGCTGCAGATGGCCGCGCGCTATCTTCCCGCGCCGGACGAATCGCAGGTCGGCGGCGACTGGTACGACGCCTTCACCCTGACCGACGACATCACCGCCCTGGCGATCGGCGACGTGGTCGGGCACGACCTGGACGCCGCCGCGGGCATGGCGCAGATCCGCAGCATGCTCCGCGCGTACGCCTGGAGCCACCACGAGCCGCCCAGCGCGATCGTGCGGCGGCTGGACGCCTCGACGCGCCTGGCCGGGGTGCCGATGGTGACGCTGGTCTTCGGAGTCCTGCAGCAGACGGACGGTGACCCGTGGCGGCTGACGTGGACCAACGCCGGCCATCCGCCGCCGCTTCTCGTCTCGCACGACGGACAGGCCCGTTTCCTCACCGAAGGACACAGCCTGCTCCTGGGCACCGGTGTGACGCCGGTACGCCCCGACGCGTGCCTCACGCTGCCGTCCCGCTCGACGCTGATCCTCTACACCGACGGCCTGGTCGAGAGCCGCGACCGCTCCATCGACGACGGCCTCGAACGGCTCCGCAAGCACGCCGCTTCCCTGGCCCACCGCCCGCTGCCGGCGTTCACCGACCTGCTGCTGGAGCGGACCCGGCCCACGAACGAGGAGAACGACGACGACGTCGCCATTCTCACCCTGCGCATCCCCTGA
- a CDS encoding DUF805 domain-containing protein: MRWTFPAVRGGSIAGVVVPAVALTVRRIHDTGRSGWFLLLAIIPLVGPIVMLVLTCIEGDPHPNAYGPSPKYVPAHL; this comes from the coding sequence ATCCGGTGGACCTTCCCGGCCGTACGCGGCGGCTCGATCGCCGGCGTCGTGGTCCCGGCCGTCGCGCTCACCGTCCGGCGGATTCACGACACGGGCAGGTCAGGCTGGTTCCTGCTGCTCGCCATCATCCCGCTGGTCGGCCCGATCGTGATGCTCGTCCTCACCTGCATCGAGGGGGATCCCCATCCGAACGCGTACGGCCCGAGCCCGAAGTACGTGCCGGCGCACTTGTAG
- a CDS encoding aldo/keto reductase — MQRLTLNNGTSIPQVGFGVWPLTDEQAYTAVTHALHAGYRHIDTARAYRNEAGVGRAVRDSAIPRREVFLTTKLWNADQGYESTLRAFDTSLRLLGTDYLDLYLIHWPAPEHDLYVTSYKALERIYAEGRARAIGVSNFTAATLDRLLAETGVVPALNQIELHPYLPQRRMRALAAERSIATEAWSPLAQGGALLGEPVLTSLAEKYGKSPAQIVLRWHLQLGNVVIPRSVTPARIAENIDVLDLTLTPEEVHAITALDTGTRLGPDPAVFNRRA; from the coding sequence ATGCAGCGCCTCACCCTCAACAACGGCACGTCGATTCCGCAGGTCGGCTTCGGGGTCTGGCCGCTGACGGACGAACAGGCGTACACCGCCGTCACGCACGCCCTGCACGCCGGGTACCGCCATATCGACACCGCCCGCGCCTACCGCAACGAGGCCGGCGTGGGCCGCGCGGTCCGCGACAGCGCGATCCCCCGCCGGGAGGTGTTCCTCACGACCAAGCTGTGGAACGCCGACCAGGGGTACGAATCCACGCTCCGCGCCTTCGACACGAGCCTCCGGCTCCTGGGCACGGACTACCTCGACCTCTACCTGATCCACTGGCCCGCCCCCGAGCACGACCTGTACGTCACGTCGTACAAGGCCCTGGAGCGGATCTACGCCGAGGGCCGTGCCAGGGCGATCGGCGTCTCGAACTTCACCGCCGCGACCTTGGACCGTCTGCTGGCGGAGACCGGCGTCGTACCGGCCCTCAACCAGATCGAGCTGCACCCGTACCTCCCCCAGCGCCGGATGCGCGCGCTCGCCGCCGAGCGGTCCATCGCCACCGAGGCGTGGAGCCCGCTGGCCCAGGGCGGAGCGCTGCTCGGCGAGCCCGTCCTCACCTCGCTCGCCGAGAAGTACGGCAAGTCACCGGCCCAGATCGTCCTGCGCTGGCACCTCCAGCTCGGCAACGTGGTGATCCCCAGGTCCGTGACCCCCGCCCGTATCGCGGAGAACATCGACGTCCTCGACCTCACCCTCACCCCCGAGGAGGTCCACGCCATCACGGCCCTCGACACCGGCACCCGCCTCGGCCCCGACCCGGCCGTCTTCAACCGCCGCGCCTGA
- a CDS encoding ferredoxin: MSREQGLGAAARGEVPPAPEGARRVRVDPEVCIGSGICLATAPRHFEPADDTRSRARPDAPPADGAADDAALLCPVEAIRFTADRPPGP, translated from the coding sequence GTGTCCCGGGAGCAGGGCCTCGGCGCGGCAGCGCGAGGGGAGGTGCCGCCCGCTCCGGAGGGCGCGCGACGGGTCCGCGTCGACCCCGAGGTGTGCATCGGCTCCGGCATCTGCCTCGCCACGGCTCCGCGGCACTTCGAACCGGCCGACGACACCCGCTCCCGCGCCCGGCCCGACGCGCCGCCCGCGGACGGCGCCGCCGATGACGCGGCGCTGCTGTGCCCGGTGGAGGCGATCCGGTTCACGGCGGATCGGCCGCCAGGACCGTGA
- a CDS encoding cytochrome P450, whose product MTDAGPGPLPGPPVRTGEFPLPHHDGLGPLREFAALRRDAPCARIRLPSGDLAWLVTRYADVRTVLADPRFSRTRATRGTGPRIARVPTLPDSVLAADPPEHTRLRKLVAAAFTARRAEEIRRNVARTVDELLDGLAAQSPPADLVPLFARPLPLAVICDLLGVPRQDGGRLDAWCDTLRSLTANSDTEVTAAVGEMTGYLAGLVTAKRRHPADDVLSALIAARDEGDRLSQGELVSFGLVLFTGGYGTTADRLAGSVHLLLEDPARYGRLRDEPALIPRAVEELLRYAQTNVQANLRVATEAVDIGGVTIAEGEAVMAVNSSANHDESVFEHPGLVDFDRERNPHLAFGHGVHHCVGAPVARVQLQEALAGLTRRFPALRSAAPPSWKTGLGTRAPRTLPVAW is encoded by the coding sequence GTGACAGACGCAGGCCCTGGTCCGCTTCCCGGTCCCCCCGTCCGCACCGGGGAATTCCCCCTCCCCCACCACGACGGCCTCGGCCCGCTGCGGGAGTTCGCCGCCCTGCGCCGCGACGCGCCCTGCGCGAGGATCCGGCTGCCCAGCGGGGACCTCGCCTGGCTGGTCACCCGCTACGCGGACGTACGCACCGTACTGGCGGACCCGCGCTTCAGCCGTACCCGCGCCACCCGGGGCACGGGACCGCGAATCGCGCGGGTACCGACCCTGCCGGACTCGGTCCTGGCCGCGGACCCGCCGGAACACACCCGGCTGCGCAAGCTGGTCGCCGCGGCCTTCACCGCCCGCCGCGCCGAGGAGATCCGCCGGAATGTGGCCCGTACCGTCGACGAACTCCTCGACGGGCTCGCCGCGCAGAGCCCTCCGGCCGACCTCGTCCCGCTGTTCGCGCGCCCGTTGCCGCTGGCCGTCATCTGCGACCTGCTCGGTGTGCCGCGGCAGGACGGCGGCCGGCTCGACGCCTGGTGCGACACCCTGCGCAGCCTCACCGCGAACAGCGACACCGAAGTCACCGCCGCGGTCGGCGAGATGACCGGCTACCTCGCCGGCCTCGTCACGGCCAAGCGCCGCCATCCCGCCGACGACGTCCTGAGCGCCCTCATCGCCGCACGCGACGAGGGCGACCGGCTCAGCCAGGGCGAACTCGTCTCCTTCGGCCTGGTGTTGTTCACCGGGGGCTACGGCACCACGGCCGACCGGCTCGCGGGGTCGGTCCACCTGCTGCTGGAGGATCCCGCGCGGTACGGGCGGCTGCGCGACGAACCGGCCCTGATCCCCAGGGCCGTTGAGGAGTTGCTGCGCTACGCGCAGACCAACGTCCAGGCGAATCTGCGGGTCGCCACCGAGGCGGTCGACATCGGCGGCGTCACGATCGCCGAGGGCGAGGCGGTGATGGCGGTCAACTCCTCGGCCAACCATGACGAGTCGGTCTTCGAGCACCCGGGCCTGGTCGACTTCGACCGCGAGCGCAACCCTCATCTGGCCTTCGGGCACGGCGTACACCATTGCGTCGGGGCCCCGGTCGCGCGCGTCCAGCTCCAGGAGGCCCTCGCCGGTCTCACCCGTCGCTTTCCCGCGCTGCGTTCGGCGGCGCCGCCGTCGTGGAAGACGGGACTCGGCACCCGGGCGCCCCGCACTCTGCCCGTGGCCTGGTGA
- a CDS encoding class I SAM-dependent DNA methyltransferase, with amino-acid sequence MSTLHEPPAPTVATKPRPDAADGGDEPLGGAVRGSGAAGVHYADTHAADYDRWFGKPGVTGATVDTLAALAGTGPVLELGIGTGRVALPLTGRGFDVHGVEASEAMAARLRSKPGGERVRVTPGDFAEVPAAGMFSLLYCVGGTFFELPGREAQQRCLTAAAARLAPGGVFVLDAHVPEALAVAAASGVPEVVSETDEHLILCHRSIDPSTSTYQSHYLIHEADRTRHLRVRFHYVSPGELDLMAERAGLRPRQRLGSWAGEAFSRSSTYHVSVYEHR; translated from the coding sequence ATGTCCACCCTCCACGAACCCCCCGCGCCCACCGTGGCGACGAAGCCGCGTCCGGATGCCGCTGACGGCGGGGACGAACCCCTGGGCGGGGCCGTGCGCGGTTCCGGCGCGGCCGGCGTCCACTACGCCGACACCCACGCTGCCGACTACGACCGGTGGTTCGGCAAACCCGGCGTCACCGGCGCGACCGTGGACACCCTCGCGGCCCTCGCCGGTACCGGGCCCGTGCTCGAACTCGGCATCGGCACCGGACGAGTCGCACTGCCGCTGACCGGGCGCGGCTTCGACGTCCACGGTGTCGAGGCGTCGGAGGCGATGGCGGCACGGCTGCGTTCCAAGCCCGGCGGAGAGCGGGTCCGGGTCACCCCGGGCGACTTCGCCGAGGTGCCGGCCGCCGGGATGTTCTCCCTCCTCTACTGCGTCGGGGGCACCTTCTTCGAGCTTCCGGGCCGCGAGGCCCAGCAGCGCTGCCTGACCGCCGCGGCCGCCCGCCTGGCGCCGGGCGGTGTGTTCGTCCTGGACGCGCACGTGCCCGAGGCCCTCGCCGTCGCGGCGGCTTCGGGCGTGCCCGAGGTCGTCTCCGAGACCGACGAGCACCTCATCCTGTGCCACCGCAGCATCGACCCGTCCACCAGCACGTACCAGTCCCACTACCTCATCCACGAGGCGGACCGGACCCGCCATCTGCGGGTGCGCTTCCACTACGTGTCGCCGGGCGAGCTGGACCTCATGGCCGAGCGGGCCGGGCTCCGGCCGCGGCAGCGCCTGGGCTCGTGGGCGGGGGAGGCGTTCAGCCGGAGCAGCACGTATCACGTCTCCGTGTACGAGCACCGGTGA
- a CDS encoding YcaO-like family protein, translated as MSGSRWNPQVFTPYAPWPEIVFARVAARSPQFDPVSAAGGRPLIVGSAAGHSTAHVVASARGELLERVGNILAGRAAESRAAVVATHGELRRKGIPAVDPADLEPAGAAGGPEESRTTRRLWVLGRSLHTGADIHVPAGAVFLHHRAPAGCDPGPRAGSTGIAAHPDPEAAAQHAAWEILERDLVRRSWYGLSAAPEVVAAPGLPDPLARLLAGIGATATALDLPAPAGSRCVAVCLHAPDRNRQSFGARCGPDDGEVAPLVEKAAYEALMVRWSMHTRVAVETWERWRGRNAPNSAVKHALWAYHRQDSLRLWTARAPSGGPDPAQVPGRPGGPGPDGRARTGDGPRLVSDRVPARSGTAALAAHTGRDLVLVDTTYGPARTLGSAVVRVVAPGARALPTGPDDERGLPAAPGPHPFG; from the coding sequence ATGTCCGGGTCACGGTGGAATCCGCAGGTGTTCACCCCGTACGCGCCCTGGCCGGAGATCGTCTTCGCGCGGGTCGCGGCACGCTCGCCGCAGTTCGATCCCGTCAGCGCCGCGGGCGGCCGGCCGCTGATCGTGGGAAGCGCCGCAGGGCACAGCACCGCGCACGTCGTGGCGAGCGCGCGCGGCGAACTCCTCGAACGCGTGGGCAACATCCTCGCGGGCCGCGCCGCCGAGTCGCGGGCCGCGGTCGTGGCGACCCACGGGGAGCTGCGCCGCAAGGGGATACCCGCCGTGGACCCCGCCGACCTCGAACCGGCGGGCGCGGCGGGCGGACCGGAGGAGTCGCGTACCACGCGCCGCCTGTGGGTCCTCGGCCGTTCCCTGCACACCGGCGCCGACATCCACGTACCCGCCGGCGCCGTCTTCCTGCACCACCGGGCGCCGGCCGGCTGCGACCCGGGACCCCGCGCCGGGTCCACCGGGATCGCCGCGCATCCCGACCCGGAGGCCGCCGCCCAGCACGCCGCGTGGGAGATCCTGGAACGCGACCTCGTACGCCGGAGCTGGTACGGCCTGTCCGCCGCGCCCGAGGTGGTCGCGGCGCCCGGCCTGCCGGATCCGCTGGCGCGTCTCCTGGCCGGCATCGGGGCGACGGCGACCGCGCTCGACCTCCCGGCGCCGGCCGGGTCCCGCTGCGTGGCGGTGTGCCTGCACGCGCCGGACCGGAACCGGCAGTCCTTCGGCGCGCGCTGCGGTCCGGACGACGGGGAGGTCGCCCCGCTGGTGGAGAAGGCCGCCTACGAGGCGCTGATGGTGCGCTGGAGCATGCACACCCGGGTGGCCGTGGAGACCTGGGAGCGCTGGCGGGGCAGAAACGCCCCGAACTCCGCCGTCAAGCACGCGCTGTGGGCGTACCACCGGCAGGACAGTCTCCGCCTGTGGACCGCGCGGGCGCCGTCCGGCGGGCCGGATCCGGCGCAGGTGCCGGGCCGCCCCGGAGGACCCGGGCCGGACGGCCGTGCGCGTACGGGCGACGGCCCGCGCCTCGTGTCGGACCGCGTACCGGCCCGCTCCGGCACCGCCGCGCTGGCCGCGCACACCGGCCGGGACCTGGTCCTGGTGGACACCACCTACGGGCCGGCCCGCACGCTCGGTTCCGCGGTGGTACGGGTCGTGGCCCCCGGCGCCCGCGCCCTGCCGACCGGCCCTGACGACGAACGGGGCCTGCCCGCCGCGCCCGGCCCCCACCCCTTCGGCTGA
- a CDS encoding aKG-HExxH-type peptide beta-hydroxylase, producing MQVQPDARGSAEERSSLARTARTALESAGLTVSPAEAAHPAVIEAAHTAQQALRAGPPSPERLARLAGTLAQARSGIATAPASGLPWPADLAGPLPHLERSVARALKSLPKAGDDTGGPPGSTVAAWRAPDTATFREAVALLADAWPGAHAELRVVLRQIVLLDGPAIDGFTDFTVHGAVFVRRDRLRPGPDGLPGAVRLAEALVHEGTHTRCNAASVAAEPFLRPAQGQGPLVATPLRVDPRPLTGLFQQMVVLARSVLLYRRLLAGDAEPPAAVRARHDRLARSAADAVQTMAAHRGTLTGHGEAVLEGAAEVVRVHAS from the coding sequence GTGCAAGTGCAGCCCGACGCACGCGGAAGCGCCGAGGAACGCTCCTCGCTGGCGCGCACGGCCCGGACCGCCCTGGAATCCGCCGGGCTGACGGTCTCCCCGGCGGAAGCCGCGCACCCCGCGGTCATCGAGGCCGCGCACACCGCCCAGCAGGCGCTGCGGGCCGGACCGCCCTCCCCGGAGCGCCTCGCCCGCCTCGCCGGCACCCTCGCCCAGGCCCGGTCGGGCATCGCGACCGCCCCGGCGTCGGGACTGCCCTGGCCGGCCGATCTCGCCGGCCCGCTCCCGCACCTCGAACGCAGCGTCGCCCGCGCGCTGAAGTCGCTGCCGAAGGCCGGCGACGACACCGGCGGACCGCCCGGCTCCACCGTTGCCGCATGGCGGGCACCGGACACGGCGACATTCCGCGAGGCGGTCGCGCTGCTCGCCGACGCGTGGCCCGGCGCGCACGCCGAACTGCGGGTCGTCCTGCGGCAGATCGTCCTGCTGGACGGCCCCGCGATCGACGGCTTCACCGATTTCACCGTCCACGGCGCCGTGTTCGTCCGGCGCGACCGGCTGCGGCCCGGCCCGGACGGCCTGCCCGGCGCGGTCCGGCTGGCCGAGGCGCTCGTCCACGAGGGCACGCACACCCGGTGCAATGCCGCGTCCGTCGCCGCCGAGCCCTTCCTGCGCCCGGCGCAGGGCCAGGGTCCGCTGGTCGCCACCCCGCTGCGCGTCGACCCCCGGCCGCTCACCGGGCTCTTCCAGCAGATGGTGGTCCTGGCCCGCAGCGTCCTGCTCTACCGCCGCCTGCTGGCGGGGGACGCCGAGCCGCCCGCGGCCGTACGGGCCCGGCACGACCGGCTCGCCCGGTCCGCGGCCGACGCCGTACAAACGATGGCGGCGCACCGCGGCACACTCACCGGCCACGGGGAGGCGGTCCTGGAGGGCGCCGCCGAGGTGGTCCGGGTGCACGCCTCCTGA
- a CDS encoding glycosyltransferase family 4 protein produces MRIAYMHGGSIPSFFANGVHVMRMCDAFTEAGHDVTLYSMPGSYTDQDPYDYYGVRHRFPIRLVPCPDYTPAGYWKRAEDVRELVVRGPLPDLVYGRDPYALAAVCDLVPFVYELHQLRRDVAPASTEEDLLGSHLLARAVVITQALARDLAEKHKSLGALPILVAPDCADLPEPGATAAPPRLPGRQDVPRVGYVGHLYDGRGIGLVLDLADRFPGLDFHLVGGTEEDRTRWAQACRSPHVYFHGHRPPSELPGYYARFDIVLAPYESKVYTWGRLDETGRWASPMKVFEYMAHGLPMIASDLPVLREVLQDRVNCLLRPPDDPAGWGEALAELVADGSLRRSLGEEGRRQVLERYTWDRRAEAVLAGLGLPGTAGTA; encoded by the coding sequence ATGCGCATCGCGTACATGCACGGCGGCAGCATCCCGTCCTTCTTCGCCAACGGCGTCCACGTCATGCGGATGTGCGACGCCTTCACCGAGGCCGGACACGACGTCACCCTCTACTCGATGCCCGGCTCCTACACCGACCAGGACCCGTACGACTACTACGGAGTCCGCCACCGCTTCCCGATCCGCCTCGTCCCCTGCCCGGACTACACGCCGGCCGGGTACTGGAAGCGGGCGGAGGACGTGCGGGAGCTGGTGGTCCGCGGACCCCTGCCCGACCTCGTCTACGGACGCGACCCGTACGCCCTCGCCGCCGTCTGCGACCTGGTCCCCTTCGTCTACGAACTCCACCAGCTGCGCCGGGACGTGGCACCGGCCAGCACCGAGGAGGACCTGCTGGGCAGCCACCTGCTGGCCCGCGCCGTGGTGATCACCCAGGCCCTGGCCCGCGACCTGGCGGAGAAGCACAAGAGCCTGGGCGCCCTGCCGATCCTGGTGGCACCCGACTGCGCGGACCTGCCGGAGCCGGGCGCGACGGCGGCGCCACCACGGCTGCCGGGCCGCCAGGACGTACCGCGGGTCGGCTACGTCGGCCACCTCTACGACGGGCGCGGCATCGGCCTCGTCCTCGACCTCGCGGACCGCTTCCCCGGACTCGACTTCCACCTCGTCGGCGGCACCGAGGAGGACAGGACCCGCTGGGCGCAGGCCTGCCGGTCGCCGCACGTGTACTTCCACGGGCACCGGCCGCCGTCGGAACTGCCCGGCTACTACGCCCGGTTCGACATCGTCCTCGCCCCCTACGAGAGCAAGGTCTACACCTGGGGCCGGCTCGACGAGACCGGGCGGTGGGCGTCACCGATGAAGGTGTTCGAGTACATGGCGCACGGCCTCCCGATGATCGCCTCCGACCTGCCGGTGTTGCGCGAAGTCCTCCAGGACCGGGTCAACTGCCTGCTGCGGCCCCCCGACGACCCGGCCGGCTGGGGCGAAGCCCTCGCTGAACTGGTCGCGGACGGGTCCCTGCGCCGCAGCCTCGGCGAGGAGGGGCGGCGGCAGGTCCTGGAGCGCTACACCTGGGACCGCCGGGCCGAGGCCGTCCTCGCGGGCCTCGGCCTCCCGGGGACCGCGGGTACGGCATGA
- a CDS encoding N,N-dimethylformamidase beta subunit family domain-containing protein, with product MTAAPGGAARPAAAPVVDGYPARPSVRAGEVLRFHVSTRADRFRADFYRCGARPRLMGSTEQPGRYAPPGRHDEDWRWPGYDFPVPGEWPSGVYIAVFGPAADAPPAAPATAPPPAGAEELDARHSRMLFVVTAREPAGTARILYKVPVSTYHAYNRSGGASLYGALPYDEPYRTVTLRRPGGGIGGPVKGRPDAHDPRTPRQTFAHWDAPFISWLEAAGFTADYCTDLDLHDTALAADGYRLLLSAGHDEYWSAGTRRHTTAFRDQGGNLAVFGANTCWWRITPTADGTAVSCAKYPPGIPQGADTDLMRGAPDHWWETEPENALIGVSYRNGGGHWDGPRAPLGYTVQHAGHPVFAGTGLRDGDVLGAEHALVGYECDGAAHRRAADGTAVATGADGTPAAFTILGVADLPTAPDSGWNAAAREDADPARAATLGLYTSGGTVFNAATTDWARLLALDPRIRAITRNVISLLS from the coding sequence ATGACGGCGGCCCCCGGGGGAGCGGCCCGGCCCGCCGCCGCACCGGTGGTGGACGGATACCCGGCCCGGCCGAGCGTGCGGGCCGGGGAGGTGCTGCGGTTCCACGTCTCGACCCGGGCGGACCGCTTCCGGGCCGACTTCTACCGCTGCGGCGCCCGCCCGCGCCTGATGGGCAGCACCGAGCAGCCGGGACGTTACGCGCCGCCGGGCCGCCACGACGAGGACTGGCGGTGGCCCGGCTACGACTTCCCGGTGCCGGGGGAGTGGCCCTCGGGCGTGTACATCGCGGTGTTCGGCCCCGCGGCAGACGCGCCGCCCGCCGCACCGGCGACCGCCCCGCCCCCGGCCGGCGCCGAGGAACTCGACGCCCGCCACTCCCGGATGCTGTTCGTGGTGACGGCCCGCGAACCCGCCGGGACCGCCCGCATCCTCTACAAGGTGCCCGTCTCCACCTACCACGCGTACAACCGGAGCGGCGGCGCGAGCCTGTACGGCGCGCTGCCGTACGACGAGCCGTACCGCACCGTCACCCTGCGGCGCCCCGGCGGCGGGATCGGCGGGCCGGTGAAGGGCCGGCCGGACGCCCACGACCCGCGGACGCCCCGGCAGACCTTCGCGCACTGGGACGCCCCCTTCATCTCCTGGCTGGAGGCCGCGGGCTTCACCGCCGACTACTGCACCGACCTCGACCTGCACGACACGGCGCTCGCGGCCGACGGCTACCGGCTGCTGCTCTCGGCCGGGCACGACGAATACTGGAGCGCGGGCACCCGCCGGCACACCACCGCCTTCCGCGACCAGGGCGGCAACCTCGCCGTCTTCGGGGCCAACACGTGCTGGTGGCGGATCACGCCGACCGCCGACGGCACGGCCGTCAGCTGCGCCAAATACCCGCCGGGCATTCCCCAGGGCGCCGATACGGACCTGATGCGGGGCGCCCCCGACCACTGGTGGGAGACCGAGCCCGAGAACGCCCTCATCGGCGTGAGCTACCGCAACGGCGGCGGCCACTGGGACGGCCCCCGCGCACCCCTCGGCTACACCGTCCAGCACGCCGGGCACCCGGTCTTCGCCGGTACAGGACTGCGCGACGGCGACGTCCTCGGAGCCGAACACGCCCTCGTGGGCTACGAATGCGACGGCGCCGCCCACCGCCGCGCCGCCGACGGAACGGCGGTCGCCACCGGGGCGGACGGCACACCCGCCGCCTTCACGATCCTGGGCGTGGCCGACCTCCCCACCGCCCCGGACTCCGGCTGGAACGCCGCCGCCCGGGAGGACGCCGACCCGGCCAGGGCCGCGACCCTCGGGCTCTACACCAGCGGCGGCACCGTCTTCAACGCGGCCACCACCGACTGGGCACGCCTGCTGGCCCTCGACCCTCGGATACGCGCCATCACCCGCAACGTGATCTCCCTGCTCTCCTGA